The Ananas comosus cultivar F153 unplaced genomic scaffold, ASM154086v1, whole genome shotgun sequence genome contains a region encoding:
- the LOC109704402 gene encoding uncharacterized protein LOC109704402 — protein sequence MRASIVLTLMLGLLINQCSSHGFGECYDWCCHICDHWHHHWHKICHVQCFFYCKLHSHHYSHPDHPPKEVGDECSLMSAKSACGHLNSEVEGEKMRGCMDNFMSSCAKMKKSP from the exons ATGAGGGCTAGCATTGTGCTGACTCTAATGCTTGGACTGCTCATCAACCAATGCTCATCACATGGCTTTGGAGAGTGCTATGATTGGTGCTGTCACATTTGTGACCATTGGCACCACCACTGGCACAAGATTTGTCATGTTCAGTGCTTCTTCTACTGTAAGTTGCACTCACACCATTACTCACACCCTGATCACCCTCCAAAGGAAGTTGGCGATGAGTGCAGCTTAATGAGTGCAAAATCAGCATGTGGGCATCTCAATTCCG AGGTCGAAGGGGAGAAGATGAGAGGTTGCATGGATAACTTCATGAGCAGCTGTGCCAAGATGAAGAAGTCTCCTTGA
- the LOC109704405 gene encoding uncharacterized protein LOC109704405 encodes MELKSARATAIVVLALMLVFLAETSSALSYKQCYEACYHPCRANGEPRWICKIKCFTTCLSSSSVAGKCYDSCFRSSCSHSGNSDEKAMGKCMDKCFSMCGKQ; translated from the exons ATGGAGTTGAAGAGCGCGCGAGCCACCGCCATCGTCGTCCTAGCCCTAATGCTCGTCTTTCTTGCGGAAACGAGCTCCGCATTGTCGTACAAGCAGTGCTACGAGGCCTGCTACCACCCGTGCAGGGCCAACGGAGAACCGAGGTggatttgtaaaataaaatgctTCACCACCTGTCTCTCATCTTCAAGTGTTGCCGGCAAATGCTACGATTCGTGTTTCCGCTCTTCATGCAGCCATTCTGGTAACTCAG ATGAGAAGGCGATGGGTAAGTGCATGGACAAATGCTTCAGTATGTGTGGCAAACAGTGA